One Marmota flaviventris isolate mMarFla1 chromosome 17, mMarFla1.hap1, whole genome shotgun sequence genomic window, aagAGGAACCCTCTGAGAATCAATGAACGCTTTTAGCTAGCAGCTGCGTTGAGGGCCCCTGTGCCGGAAGCCCAGGGCTGCAGCCACAGGTCAGGGCCTCGTCCAGGGGGCCATGGCAGCCTCTCCAGAGCCTGCCCTCCTTGGCTGCTCACAGCTGCTCCGATGTCCGAggtttgttaaaattaaaaaaaggccAAGCAAAAACTGGGAGGGAGTAATCACAACCAGGGAGGGGGGTGCCCAGCTCTCCTTCCCCTGGACGCCTCCCTCGACTCCCCCAGGATGTTTTCATCTTTGATGCAGGTGGCCAGGCTGGCTACAGACATATCAGCACCCTGCCGGGGCCGGGGCACAGGAGGTGGGTGTGCACTGGAAGCAGATTTGGGGCACAGAGGGAGCTGGACCACACGTGGACAgctggccacacacacacacacacacacactggccaCACGCCTCTGGTAGCAGAGGTGTCCACCCTGCACTGCCCTCTCCACCCCTCAGGGATGAGCCACTGGGAAGTGGATGCCATTTCCTCAGAAGCCCTGCAGCCCTGGAAAGTCCAGGAGGAGGGGCCTGGTGAGGGACAGTGGGTGGTCTCTGTCCCCTCCCCTATGAGctggaggaggggctgggctCAAACACCCCCCAGGGGAAGCCAGTCTGCCCCCCAGCAGCAAGCAGCCCCACCTCTGGAACCTCTGTGAAGGGCAGGGGCTGTGGACAGGTCTTTGGCTTTCCTGGTGGTGGGAAACGAGGGGCCTTGACAGGACTTTGGTTATGGGCTCAGGAAAACAGGTCCAGAGGGGTGCTTCCCATCTGGTCAGACCTGCCTCCCTCAACGGGGAGAGGGTGCCAAGGGGCAAGCCCTCTCCCACCCCAACTCGAGTCCGTGCTGCAGTCCTTCCAAGGTCACAGGATGAGGCACTGGCTGGAGGTCTTGGCCTCTCAGAAGGGCCCTTCCCCACCCGCCTGGCCACACCGATGTGGCCTCCTTGCCATGACTGGTGCCAGGGGCCAGGTGGACCCAGACTTCTTACCATGGTTCCGATGCTGTAGGTCGCCGCAGGGCCGATGGTGTGATGGTAGGGGTCAGCAGCTGCGTAGACTCTGCCGTAACTAGGGGAAGGCACcgcagggagggggcaggggaggggcaggtgAGGGGCAGCAGGCCTCCCATAGCCTCCAAACCAGTTACTGAATGAACCTCCTTCTGTGGGTCCCAGCCACAGGCCCCCACCTCTCCCACAAGGCCCTCACGGTTCATCCTTCCTCCCTGTTGGAAGGAAGTTTCTGGAACCCAACAGGACACCCTTTCAATACGCCCAGTGTACGCTGACCTGACCACAGGCAACGTGTCCTACGTAGCGCTACCTGGAGCGGGGAAAAGAGTCCTCCCTGAGCTTGTCTGGAAGGAAAATAGACTTCATTCCCCCAAAGAACAGGAACCAAGTGCTGGGAAACGGTTCCAGAGAGGGACCTGGGGCAACCAGAGTCACGGCCACCAAGGAGGTGGCAGTGTGTCCCCAGATGACCTTCCTTCACCCCATTTATCTGTAGTGACTTCTTAGCTTCTTTCAGGACAGGCTGGGCCACGGGGCCCTGCATGCCATGATGCAAGGAGGGCCAGGCTGCCCCAGGTCAGAGTGGGTGTGTGGACAAGAGCCACAGCAGCCCTCGATGAAGTGCTCCTGTATGGTCCCAACAGGAACTCTGTGTCCACCAGGCCCAGTGACCAAGGGAAGAGGCCCTGGGCACAGCCACTCCACGGGGGAAGTACTTGAGACCCTGCCCCCTGAAACAAAGCCTGGCATCTACAGCCTTCTCCCTGGGCATGCTCACTGAGGGGTGGAGGGCTGGCTGCTCCCAGAGGGTGCACACTGCCTACCTGATCTCATCCCATTCcgcgggggagggggctgggcacCTGCCCTTCTCTGAGCTAGAGCGTTTCAGTCCTAAAAGTGCTAATGAAGACCAGAGCTGTCTCCAGGGGCCAATCTGAGGCTCCAAATTATCTTCACTGGGGCCTTGAGAGCTGCAGGGGGGGTCAGACCTCAGGGATGGGAATCTGCTACCTGAGGTGTTAACTGCTGCCTAAGAACTGGGGGTTTCCCCCATTTCCCCAGTGTACAAATAGGAAGCGACTAAAGTCAAGGGCTCACTGGCTCCAGGGTCTCTGAGCCACACTGGGACCTGCTCTCCTGCAATCTTGCACCCATGAGGCACAAGTACCCCAGCCCCTGAGTGGCACCGAGTCTTCCTGTGTGTCTGGGCCCAGCCTTCCGGGACCCTGTACTGTCGTCTCCCCATGCCTCACCTGTCACTgtaggctgctgctgctgctgctggctgaGCATATCTGTAGGCTGCGTAGCCTCCCTgcggggaggaaggaggaagagatggCAGAGGCACTTAGTGAGGCTCACCCAGGGATAGGCCCAGCCAGGGCCTTTCCTGGGGCAGACACACACCCTGTGGGGCTGGGCCCTAGGGCGGGGCTATGGACCTCCTCAGTCCCCAGCCTTTCAACTTCCACCTTGGCCTGGGGCAGCGTAGGTGGTGCCtggcctgggcacctggcttCTGGTCTAATGGAGATCTGAGGATTGTCAAGTGGATGGTTCCAGATGAAGCAGGGCTATCTGTTCAtgccattcattcatccattcttgCACATGGTAGTGCATTCAGTACACTAGCGGGTATCTGCCTCTGGCCGTGTGCTGGCCTATGGCACATCTCAGGTGTCCATAGATCTACCAACAGGCCACCTCCTGACTTGGGTGCAGAAAGAGAACCCTGGGGAGCTCTGGATGCTAACCTAGGCCCTAGGAATGGACAAGGGCAAAGGGTTCAAGAAGGCATTAATTCAGAGATGTCTTGGGCTCAGATGAGCAGGTAACGCAATAATGGACGACTgctcagggcaggggcagggacagaTGAGAGGGCTCCAAGCCAGAGGAAGCAGTACGTGCAGCCccaagaagggagagagaagccaTAGGACTCCAGGGGATATAGGCTCAAGAACAAAGGCAACTTGTGGCCCTGCTTCCTGGCCTCTTTGGGGCCTCCACACTGGACAGGGGTGTTCCTGGGGGCTCACTCACTGACCACAGTGTGCTTAGAAGTGGAAGAGCTGCTACTGCCCCATCCATCACAGTCCTTGCCAAACAGACAAAATGCCTTTAGCTTATAGGGCTGCTGGGAGACCCAATACCACTCCCTCGATGCAAACTGACAACCCAGACTGGGCCTGGCTGGACTCCCCAGGGGTGCCAGGTTGTGCCGATCAGTGCCCTCGCCCTCTTAAGGATGggagggggccaggaggagtgggGCCACTAGAGGGGATACACTGCTCACAGAGACAAACAGAACAGCCTACCCCACCCTCCCCTTCCAGGGCTGCACTTACATAAATCTCAGCACCATAAAATCCATCCTGATACACGACCCTGGAAGCAAACGGACAAGAGAGTGGTGGGAACGCTGGAGAGGTGGGGTAGGCCGGCTCCGGTGTCTGCTGAGGAGGGAGGGGGCACGGTGCCAGCCCCGCCCACGGGACTGGCATTTTAACAAGCGTTTGCTCCAGTGCCCTGTTTGGTATAACAATAGAGTAACACCCTTGCTGGTCAGCTCCTTTCTCCCAAAAACCCAGGGGCCCATCGGCCCAGTCAGGCTtgccctccccccctcccccaggcagTCCTTCAGCGGGGAGGACACTGGACCACGGGGAAGGACCAGAGAGGGCTCGAAGAAGTGCCTCGCTGTGGACCCAAGGGCTCACAACTCCCCCCTTGAAAGCATCCGGAACAGGTTCCGGCGCTAAGCGACCCCTAAATGCCAGTGACCCTTGGCGGTATCCCCGTGGGGGAGGTGGGGTAGTGGGGATGCGGGCGGTTGCAGCGCTACCTTCTGGGGCTCCCGCCACCCCGCATCCCCAGTTCTGTTAAGGCTGCGGAGACCCCCCAGCCGCTGCACAGGCCGCCCCCGCGCGCCCCGCCGTCCCCCGGCCTCCCGCTCCGGGTACTCACGCTCCGTAAGTCGGGATCGGGGGCGGAGGCGGCGCGGCCCGAAACGTGTTATACACGGCCCTGCCCCGGCCCCGTAGGTGCGCGCCCCGGTAGGCAACGGCTGTGCCCGTGGTGGGGTAGGGGAAGCCGGTCACTGCAGGAAAGGGGCGCGAGAGAAGAGTGGCCGCGGGAAGGCGCACCTGCGCCCGGCTCCGCCCACCCGCGCCCGGCTCCGCCCACCCGAGCAAGGCCTCCCGGCCCCGCCCCTCTCCCCCGCCTTTACCTGCATAGAATTCGGGTCCGTAGACTGCACCTACCACGGGGTTGAGCTTCCAGCCTAGAACAGAGACAGGGCCCAGTCACTGTCTTCCCAAGCCCGTCCCGCCTCACCTTAGGACAGAGTCGCGGGGACGTCCCAGGGCTGGCCGGGTCGCTCGCTCTGCCCCAACACCCCCCAGTGCGGCTCTGCCGACCCTGCACCCACTTCCCTCCGGACGTTTTTCCCACATGTCACACCGGCGCCCAGGACACCAGCCCCAGCAGTTTCCGGTTCAAGGGAGAGTGGAGCGCAGCCTCGGCTGCAAGGAGGGATTCTGTCTTGGGGCTCTTTCCCCACCTCCTGTCCCCAAATCTCCCTTCTGCTCCGCAGCTCCCTTTCCCAGTGCCAAGTCTTGGGCTCTGCCCTCTTATCCTCCTGTCCACAGCAGGACCCctgaaggagggagaggaagggccaCTGGCTCCGGACCAAGGGTGATGACGTCTGCAGTTCCTGCCAGGTCTGGTGCCCATGGGGTCCTTACCACCCACGAGGTGGATGGCACACCCTTCCCACTTTGCAGAAGATATGGAGGCTGAGGGAGGTGCAGGAAGACTGGCCATGAAGGAGGTGTGAGGCCTCTCCCAGGATCCCCAGCTGGAACCTGCATGCCAGTCCTCCCCTTCCCAGGTGGGCCCGTCCTCTCACAGAGGACCAAGGCACAAAGGTCTGACTCCACCTGGAGCCTCTGGGAGTGGAGATCGGTTGGCTCTGAGCAGCACCAGCCAGGCACAGGACAGGGCCAGGCCCAACCTCAGCACTgtgaggagggacaggagggaccTCAACCTGCCAGCCAGCTGGTGAGATACATCCTGGAGAGGGTGGCTCTTCTCCACATGGACTGCATGTGACAGCCCCTCACCCAGATTCTAACAGCCTCATCACAGGGCAGGTAGATGAGAGCCATCCAGGGACCCCTCTCCAGCCCCTCCAGGAGACTGAGCTGCCTGCCATGCCCAGTCCACCATCTCTCCACCTAGACTGGATGTCAGGGCTGGGACTCTGGAGTCTTCCAGAAATCAAAGTTTAGAAAAGGAGAGTGCGCTTTTCTTAGTGAAACCCCCATGATGGAGTGAGCCCTGAGGCTAACCCAGGTGCACCTTCCCCCAGCGCCACCCTAGATGAGGGAGACTCTGAGGCGAATGTCTGCTTCAGGGGCCCTGGGGCCTTGACTCTGGCTTCCTGGATGCCCCTGTCAGTTCTGGCTGTCCAGGTACCTCCACCTCTCTCTGCTGGCCCCACTTTAGTCTGGAGCCCCACAGCTCACAGAGGCATCTTGAGACCCACGGGGTGGCCCCTGTTTCAGTTGTAAATAGGAACACCTGGTCAAAGCTGGTGTGTTTGTCATCTGCGGAGGGAACTTCTGCCCTCTCCTGAAGTTCAGCGTGCTCAGAGTGGTGAGCATGCTCAGACTACTCTGGGCCAGCCTGCCGGGGTCTAGGCACCCCCCTGCAGCCCTGTGATTCTTGCCCAGCTCTGTGAAGGCATTTCAGTGAGACTGCTCTTGCAGCCAGGTACACAAAGGTTCTGCCACTCTCCATTTCCCAACATCTGGCCAGCACTGGTGACAGACCCTTAGGAACCACACAGCTGGCTGGGGATGAATTCCACTCGACATTCCTCACTGTCGGCATTCGGGTGCTGCCCAGAGAGCAGTGGCAGGCTCTTGAGTGAAGGGTGGGCAGTGTTCCAGTAGTGTCACGGCACCCTGCTGATCAGCCTAACCCTGTGAACATGTCTACTGTTCTCTGCAGCCAATTAAGTCAATGGGGCTCCTTTCCTTGTGGGGGCCCAGTGTTTGCAATGGCTGCAAACAGCAGCCTCCTTGGTAATATATGCAGCTGTTGCTTGGATGGCTGGCCTAAGGGACCTTGGAGGCAGAATTTGCACTGCATGCCCTTGACTCTGCCCTGTGCTCCCAGTTTGAGCTTCAGTCAGTTATTTGGGGTGCAAGTGTCTAGCACTGACATTGGCCCATTGCCATGTCCACCTGCACCAGCTGCAGAACAAGGAGCATGTGATTGACACCCTATGCAGGGCCAAGTTCAAATCCTCTCAAGTTCTTTGATCGCCACATTGCAATGAAGTGGGGCTTTACCAGGTTTAAAGTGGATGAATTTGGAAATGTAGTGACTGAGAAGCAACTTGTCCCAGGGTGGTTGTGGGGTCAGATGCACCCCCTAGTCATGGGCCCCTAAACAAATGTGGGTCCTTGCACTCATGAGGGCTTCTACTATGCTGCCCACTCATCATGCCCACGAGTAAATCCTACTTCCTGTGTCAACACTTTTACTTCTCCTGCCTAGCACCAGATCACAGAAGTCTCAGCCATAATGTACTGGGGACACTTGCAAAGCTGGGGTACTGCTAGTTTTTAGAAAGAACTTGAAATTTGAGTCTTCAAAAAATCTGGGAGGAAGGACACAATATTCAACTCTAATTGGGCCTGGCCAGAGCCCCTTTCCTCCTCTAGGACCTGACACATGCATCAGATTGGCCCATGCCCCGGGGCAGGCTTCTGTGCTGGTTGGTCACCTGACTCCATGTGGGGCAGATCACATGGGGACAGGAGTGGCTGGATGTGATGTGGTGCACCCTGTCCCTATGCAGGGGTAGGTGGCTTGCAGAGAGACCTGTCCTGACTATGGGCAGCAGGATCTAGAAAAGGCCTTGGCGTGTGGCTGCAGTGTTCGAAGCAGTCCCCTGGCCTTGTGGAACTAAGGCGTGCAGTGGCCACCAGCCATCCCTCCAAGGGTTTCCATGGCCAGCTCTTAACATCGGCCGATGTTCAAAGGAAAGGTGCTTAAAGGAAAACCCTGCACCCTGCTGCAGTCAGGTGCACACATGTGACCAGGCAGTTAACTCGGGGACCGCGGGGTCAACCTGGTGCTCACAGCATCGTCAACACTTCTAAAGCCCAAGGGGCACAGCTCCTTCCACAGCGTCGCACTTGATCCCGAGCACTTCTGCCCCTGGACCCTAGGCTGCACTTAGAGCATTATTTGCCCTTTAACAGCCCTGGGCAATGGATATCACTAATTCCTGCtttgcagatgaggagactgCAGCTCAGAGAGGTCTAGAAGCTTGTCCAGGATCATCCAGCATGCCTCGAGTTCTTCCTGAGCGTGTGCATACTATGTCAGGGCAGCAGGTCTGACCAAGAACCCTTCCAATGTGAGCCCCTGGGTGAACTTATGCCAGCACCCCGGAGGCCATGGCTGATTCCACGGTGCCCAAAGACTATTCACATGGCCTCTGGGGTACCAGGGGCTCCGTTCTGATGCACGGGTGGAGGTGGTCACCCCAGAACTCTTGCCTCAGTTGACCACCCCTTCTAGCTGGACAGAAGCAGGAGAGCTGGGTCACCAGCAGTGGAGGACGGCACCTAGGAGGGCTGGCCTGCAGCAGTCTTGGCTCCCTGGGGCCAAGAGTCCTAGGGCCTCTGCCTGGCCCCTGCAGCCTGCCGGGGACCCTGTGCCCCTTACCATTGGTGTAGGGATTCCCGGTCTTCTTGTTAGTCATGACTCGGGCTGTGGCATTATTGACCtgccagagagggagagaggaggggagggagtgtCAGCCTCCGCGCAGGCCCACTGTCTACCCCAGTCCTGCCCATGCTGCTCCTGCCTCCCCATGGTTTccggggagggggctgggagctGGAGGGAGGCCCCAGGGCGCCCAGGCTGCCACCTGGCCTGGCCCAAGGCCCCTGGTCCAGACCTGCACCTCCTGCTCTTCGTGGGCTCTTCCAGTAAGGAGCCTGGCCTCTCTGGCAGCCCAGGACTGTAGGAGAAGCTCGCTGCCAGCTCCCCAAGTGCCCCCGGAGCAGCCGCCCGTGGCCTCCAAGACCTTTTCTCCCTGGAAGCTGCTGAGGCCCTCCTAGGTACAATGGCCACTCCCTGCCCCCAGAAGGATCACCCCTCCCCCTCAGGTCAGGGTCCTCAACTGGTCTGGGCCCCCAGTTTTCTGCTGGGGTCTGTGTGCACGGGGTGGGCAAGGCAGGTGGGAGCTCTGGACAGGAGGGCACCCAGGGGCCTGTCAGACTGCTCAGGGGGACACAGTGGACAGGAGCCTGTGTGGAAGGGAGTAGGGAAAAGGGCAGGCGGTGCCCATGGAAGGATTCGGGCCACACGGCCTGCTCCCACATCCTTGGTGTGAGCCAACAGGGCCTGGGCTGTGTCCCCTGGagcccactgggcactgctggttCAGGGCCCACTGAACACCTTTGGCTTCTGAAACCTCCCTCCTCTTGCCCGCGGGCTCCTCCTTAGCTGCCTCCGGCCTCCAGCCTCTCCTGGAGGCCCTGCCTGTCTGGAACCCAGCTGGGGTCCACCAGAGCCACTGAGGCAGGGGGAGTGGGGTTGGGAGGCCCTTGGCTGCCCTTCGGGTCACTTGATGCTGCCTCTGCCTGTATCCAGCAGGAGCTGGGAGTGAAGGCCGAGGGACCCAGGGGCACAGTACAGggcctgtgtgtgggggggtgggcaggggcagcTCTGCTCCCTGCGGAGAAGGGCCTGGAGTCAGCTCCTGGTGGAGTCAGCCGCCTGCCAATGGGGACAGACGGGCAGCCACTCTGCTTCAAGTTGCTAAGCCTCAAACACAGTTTCTGGGGCTTCCTGGAGtctggctggggacagggctctcCTGGGAAgtggaaggagggggaggggagggacctTGGGGAGCCTGAAGCCCAGGCAGTGGGCTCAGCCAGAGGCCAGCCATGGGGCTCTGGCCTCAGTGTGGCCCTGGCTCCTGCCGCAGAGGACCCTGGCGGGGTTCTGCTGGGCGGCCAGCGGCGGGCTGGCGGGGCCCCAGAGCGACCTCCCTGGCGCAGCACACTTATCTGAGCACCTCAATTTTTCGTCCCTCTACGATCGTCCCATTCAGCTTCTCCCGGGCTCGGTCAGCATCTGAGCTAGTTTCAAAAGTTACAAACCCAAAACCCTGTGAGCAGAGGAGGACAGACACGGAGAGAAGACAGGATGagaaaagggggaagagaggagtggggagggggcacGGGAGAGGgcgagggggagggggagagagggccGAGTCAGGAGAGTCGGAGAGCCTCGGGCAGCCCAGAGGTCTGTCCTGGTGCCACCGCGGGATGCACGGGGCGTGTGGGCCCTGAGCGGGGGCAGCTGCTGCCCGGCCTGAGCTGATCGCCTGCCCCTCTAAGGGGAGAGGCCAGAGCTACAAGAGATGCTGACCTGGCCAGGGGCCAGGCCTGCACCCCAACCCCTCCTCAGGCgggggccagggctgggcttcAGGACACACGGGGAAGcagccccacccacccctgccctaggagcctggggtgggggtctCGCCTTCCTGGAGGGGCGACAGGGCTTGTCTTTGCCGGGCACCCTCCCAGCCGGCCcaccctgcagccccttcccccagCCTCCAGGCCATCTCCAAGGGCAGGCCTGCGGCCCTGGGggtgagtggggggtggggggacccaggcccagggtggGGCGCTGGGGTACAGGCAAGGGTCCTGGCAGCTCAGAGagaaacagcagcaacaacacaGACAGCTGGGGGCGGGCGGGAGCGCGGGGAGACAAGCACCCTGTCGCCCGGGGTCCTCGGGCGCGAAGCTCTCCAGAAGGAAACGCACATTTCACAGTTAGCCTGGCAGGACCTACAGCTGGCGCGGTAATGGTGGCGGCCTCTGCGTGGCACCCACCTTGGAGCCCCGCTCGTTAAAAATGATCTCCACGTCTAGAATTTTCCCGAATTGCTGCAGAGACAGAAgcagaggggagggcagggacacAGGAGAGAGGGTTAGGACAGGACCCAACCATTCCGCTCCAGAGACGCCCCCCAGGCTGCGAAACCAGAGCCCCAGGGCCCCTCCCCCTCCACAGTAGGGCTGGCAGGGACGCCCACACCCTCTCCCGGAGGCCTGGGTCTTCCTCTTGAGGGGCAGTGCAGGATACTGGCCCCACTGCTGGCTGGACTGGGGATGGGGGGTGCTGTATCAGCAGGGTCCTCTGGGACATGGCCATGTGGGGAGGGACGCCCAAGGCATCACTTGTCATAAAGGGTGAAGGTCACTGGGGCCCCTCTCCACaggtgggatggggaggggggtggCATGAGCTGGGGCTAGGAATGGGGGTGAGGTGACAGCGTCAGGACCCTTGGTTGGGAAAGGGACCCTCAGGCTTCCCtgagatggggaggaggagaggaggggtggtgggaggaggaggaggctaaGGAGGAGAAGATGAGGGGAGAGAGggcagagggagcagggagggtgTCCAGGGCCTCACGCTGGGGCCTTGCAGGACCCTGCGCTGCCTGCGCTGGGTGGGCCGGGCTATGTCAGGTGCAGAGCAGCAGGGACCAGAGCCCAGGCCCCTGGGTAGGACACACTGCAGTAGGCCAGGACACTCTGGCTGCCCCTTCCTGCACCATCACCAGCTAAAGTCCCTGTGGGCGCCTGTCTCTCACTGGTAGGTGAGGCCATGGGCCTGTGAGCCAGGTCCCTGAATAAGCCCACCAGGTCCTTGGGGGCTCAACCTGTATCCCATGCCGGCAACTGACGCGGTCCCCTTCCCCTTGAGCAGCCCCAGGGGCCGGACAAGAGCCTTGGAGGCCCAGTGAGCCAGCGCAGCAAGCCCCCAATTTCTCAGGTTCTGAAAAGTGCAGGACATTGTCTCTGCACTAAAGGGACCCAGCAAGCAGACGCCGGCCaagggcctgggctggggagaGCTCAGAACTGTCAGTGGCTCTACCCAGGCACAGGCTCAGAGAAGAGCCCTAGGCCCCAAGGTGGGAGGATGCAGGGTGCTCATCACCCCCAATTCTGAATCATTTTAGCCCTCAGCAAGTCTGGGCTCCAAGTCAAGGAGGGAGTGGACTTCCATGATCACCTTGGGCTGGGGACTGGGATTTGACCATCTCTGGGCTGCTGGGAGGCACCTCCGGTTTACCTGACAGGCTCAGAGAGAGGGGGCACCCTGTCCCCAGGCACCCAGGGGAGGTCTTGCTTGGGGCTGCTGCTCTGTGTGAGGCCAGAGGCCAGGCTGGCCTGCAGGTGCCAGGTGCTAGGGGACAGCAGTTAGATGGCAGAGAATGACCAAACCCGCTGCCACGACCAGGGGACTCCACAAGTTCCTGAAGACAGGTGGTATGGGTGGAAGGCGGACTTCTGGTGGGGAATGGGGACGGTGGGGGACAGGGGTAGTCACAAAAGACCCTCTTCCTGCCCTGCCCCACAGCTCCAGCCAGCTGGACCTACGCAGGAAGGACTCTTGGAACCTCTCCACCCGCACCGGGAAGCTGCTCTGGCACCCGGGCTGAGTGCAGGCTGGCAGGGATAGATGGGCCCTGGCACACTCACCCCGAACATTTGCCGCAGGTCGGGGTCCCTGAACCGGAAGGGGATGTTGGAGACGTGTAGCCGCTTGGGCTGCTGCTTCTCTGTGGGGTCGGAGGGGTGGAGTGGCTGGCTGTCCGTCTGTGCCGCCTCATCTGCCTGCTGCGGGGAGAGGACCTGGCTGTGGAGGGGCCTGCTCACCCCGTCTGCAGCAGGCGGTCCCGGGCCTGGGCCCAGACCGAGGATCTGGGCCGAGTTCCCACACTTCGGCGTCTCCACGTCGAGGACCCACCTCTGAGACTCTGCCCAGATGCACAGGCGAGGCCAGCTCCCTCCTGCCATCCCAGCACCAGGCCTCCTCGGCCGCCTGCTGTGAGCTCGTCTGCTCAGGCCTGACCACAGaggggaaacctcaagggccaCTCAGTCCCAGTGAGCACTGTTGCTCTCAAGGATGTTTTGGGGGTGTAGAGACCCTGGTGTTGTCTCGGCCAGATAGACTTCAGAACCAGGCCTCTGGGCACATGCATCTGTAAAGGCCTCTCATGGCGAGCTCCTGCAGAGGTTCCCTCTTATTCTAGCCCTGCTACTGCCACTCAGGACCCCGGGGGCCCTCTAGGAACCCATCTGAAAGCCTGACAGCAGAGTCTGTCCCATACAGCTGGTCCTCATGTAGGTCCAAATGCTGGCCAGCACAGGGGCTCCGAAGGGACTGAGTTTCAGAAAACAAGCTGCCCATGCGCCAGCCCTCCCCTCACAGTTCCCAGTTAGAAGCCCAGGCGTCCTGAGGCAGCATGAAAGAGGCCTTGCCTGCATCTGGTGGTCAGGCCACGAGCTCACcacaaggctggcctccaacctggcTCAGTGCTGATGCATCCACCACAGCAAGGGCAGATAGTGAGCTCCGGTCCTGGACACCAGGCCTGAGGCCTCACCTGCCAGTCACGCTCACACCCCAGGCCACAGAGAGCCAGCCAGCCTTGCACCTTGCTCTGCTCAGGTGGTGGGCAGCACTGCCGCGGAGTGTCCACAGTGGTGGCCAACGTCGGGCGTGGGCACCCAGCCATGGGGGCGTTCCCTTCCTGCCTCAACTCCCTGCTGGTCATTGCGATTTTGAGGGACCCCCTCCAGACACATGGCTTGCACTTGGATCTCTGACTTGCTTCTGGGACAGGTACCAGCTGATGGCACTGGGTGGGGGTGTCTGGCTCCAGCCACCCTGGGCCTCTTGGGCACAGACAGAGGGTGCCAGGAGGTCTGTGCTGCAGTTGGGACAAGTGGAGGAGCTGGTGGCCGTGGTCTCCCGGGTGGCCCTAGGAGCAGAGGCAGCCAGCCTGGCAGAGCAGGGGAAGCTGGCCAGAGACACCCAGAGCGGGTCCCCAGGAAGCGCCTGGTTGGCTCAGGCCATTTCAGGATGGCTGCCTCCTGGAGTGGACGGTGAGTGGGGCTGAGGCCTTACACCACAGTCAGGGAAATGGAGCCCAGGAGGTGGCCCCCCTCAGGCCACAGGGCAGCTAAGGGGCAATGGACTCGAGTGGCCATCTGGCTTTCTCTGTCCCCTTTCTGGAAGGTTGGGCCACTCGCTCCTACTCCTGAGCTCAACAGGAGGCCTCTGACCAGGCTTCAGGGCAGCTGGAGGCCTTAGGTGACCAGGAGCCTGCACCTCCTAAGCTGCAGAGGGCCCTGGTGAtggcccctggagcccaggcAGGAGCCGGGAGCCTGCAGGGTATGGAGCACATTGTCCCCTGTACACAATGCCTTCCTGCGCGGGCAGATGAGCACGCGGCACACACACAGGTCAGGGCGGCTGCAGCCAggcgcccccacccccagggccatCAGCTTATACCCTGGTCTCATGTCACCTGGACTGCTGCCCCTGAGGGGCTGAGTGGC contains:
- the Rbfox3 gene encoding RNA binding protein fox-1 homolog 3 isoform X2 produces the protein MAQPYPPAQYPPPPQNGIPAEYAPPPPHPTQDYSGQTPVPPEHGMTLYTPAQTHPEQPGTEASTQPITGTQTVPADEAAQTDSQPLHPSDPTEKQQPKRLHVSNIPFRFRDPDLRQMFGQFGKILDVEIIFNERGSKGFGFVTFETSSDADRAREKLNGTIVEGRKIEVNNATARVMTNKKTGNPYTNGWKLNPVVGAVYGPEFYAVTGFPYPTTGTAVAYRGAHLRGRGRAVYNTFRAAPPPPPIPTYGAALEQTLVKMPVPWAGLAPCPLPPQQTPEPAYPTSPAFPPLSCPFASRVVYQDGFYGAEIYGGYAAYRYAQPAAAAAAYSDSYGRVYAAADPYHHTIGPAATYSIGTMASLCRGGYSRFTPY
- the Rbfox3 gene encoding RNA binding protein fox-1 homolog 3 isoform X5, translating into MAQPYPPAQYPPPPQNGIPAEYAPPPPHPTQDYSGQTPVPPEHGMTLYTPAQTHPEQPGTEASTQPITGTQTQADEAAQTDSQPLHPSDPTEKQQPKRLHVSNIPFRFRDPDLRQMFGQFGKILDVEIIFNERGSKGFGFVTFETSSDADRAREKLNGTIVEGRKIEVNNATARVMTNKKTGNPYTNGWKLNPVVGAVYGPEFYAGKGGGEGRAQVRLPAATLLSRPFPAVTGFPYPTTGTAVAYRGAHLRGRGRAVYNTFRAAPPPPPIPTYGAVVYQDGFYGAEIYGGYAAYRYAQPAAAAAAYSDSYGRVYAAADPYHHTIGPAATYSIGTMASLCRGGYSRFTPY
- the Rbfox3 gene encoding RNA binding protein fox-1 homolog 3 isoform X1, with the protein product MAQPYPPAQYPPPPQNGIPAEYAPPPPHPTQDYSGQTPVPPEHGMTLYTPAQTHPEQPGTEASTQPITGTQTVPQADEAAQTDSQPLHPSDPTEKQQPKRLHVSNIPFRFRDPDLRQMFGQFGKILDVEIIFNERGSKGFGFVTFETSSDADRAREKLNGTIVEGRKIEVNNATARVMTNKKTGNPYTNGWKLNPVVGAVYGPEFYAVTGFPYPTTGTAVAYRGAHLRGRGRAVYNTFRAAPPPPPIPTYGAALEQTLVKMPVPWAGLAPCPLPPQQTPEPAYPTSPAFPPLSCPFASRVVYQDGFYGAEIYGGYAAYRYAQPAAAAAAYSDSYGRVYAAADPYHHTIGPAATYSIGTMASLCRGGYSRFTPY
- the Rbfox3 gene encoding RNA binding protein fox-1 homolog 3 isoform X4 encodes the protein MAQPYPPAQYPPPPQNGIPAEYAPPPPHPTQDYSGQTPVPPEHGMTLYTPAQTHPEQPGTEASTQPITGTQTVPADEAAQTDSQPLHPSDPTEKQQPKRLHVSNIPFRFRDPDLRQMFGQFGKILDVEIIFNERGSKGFGFVTFETSSDADRAREKLNGTIVEGRKIEVNNATARVMTNKKTGNPYTNGWKLNPVVGAVYGPEFYAVTGFPYPTTGTAVAYRGAHLRGRGRAVYNTFRAAPPPPPIPTYGAVVYQDGFYGAEIYGGYAAYRYAQPAAAAAAYSDSYGRVYAAADPYHHTIGPAATYSIGTMASLCRGGYSRFTPY
- the Rbfox3 gene encoding RNA binding protein fox-1 homolog 3 isoform X3 → MAQPYPPAQYPPPPQNGIPAEYAPPPPHPTQDYSGQTPVPPEHGMTLYTPAQTHPEQPGTEASTQPITGTQTVPQADEAAQTDSQPLHPSDPTEKQQPKRLHVSNIPFRFRDPDLRQMFGQFGKILDVEIIFNERGSKGFGFVTFETSSDADRAREKLNGTIVEGRKIEVNNATARVMTNKKTGNPYTNGWKLNPVVGAVYGPEFYAVTGFPYPTTGTAVAYRGAHLRGRGRAVYNTFRAAPPPPPIPTYGAVVYQDGFYGAEIYGGYAAYRYAQPAAAAAAYSDSYGRVYAAADPYHHTIGPAATYSIGTMASLCRGGYSRFTPY